GGAGGCGTGTCTTTTGTATTACGGCCAGAAGACACGCTCGACCAGCAAGCTCCCTTATCGCGAGATTAAGCCCTTCATCGAGTTAGGATTGCGCGGCTGGGAGATCGAACGCTGGTTTGAACGTCTTCCCATGTATCTTCTCGAAGAACCGAAGAGGCAGAAGGTTGTAAAAGCCCTAACATTGGCACACCGACAATGGAAGGCTTGAAACGAGAAATTGGTCCGTCCACTTATTGACTCTTCTCCATCGAAACCGGTAGGCTTTCCTCCGGAAACATCCAATTCTCCCGAAAGTGGTCTTATCCGTATGTCGAAGTCTCTCTTTGCCCTGGCCCTACCAATTCTGATGACAGGCGCTGCGTATGCGGCCCCGGTCTGCAATGTGACCCAGTACGGCGCGAAGGCCGACGGAACGACCAAAAACACCGCCGCGATTCAGAAGGCCATTGATGACTGCTCCGCAAAGAAGGGCACGGTTGTGCTCTCGGGCGGAACCTTTGTCTCCGGCCCCTTGGTGCTGAAGAGCAACATCACCTTCCGCGTGGAGAAGGGCGCGACGCTGCTCGGCTCCGCTGACCACGATGACTATCCGAAGATGGAAGTGTTGCGGGCACCGGGCCGGCAGTCGCTGATCTCGTCTGATCACGCGGAGAACATCACTATCACTGGTGGCGGTCTAATCGACGGTAATGGTGAGAGCTGGTGGAAAGAAGCTCGTGCGACCAAGAACGCCGGCTTTGTCGGCGGCGATACCATCTTCCGTCCGCGCCTGGCCGTCTTCAACTACTCCAAGCACATCAAGATGGAAGACATCACCTTCCAGAACTCACCTTCCTGGCAGGTGGTTCCCTACTACTGCGACGATGTGATTATCCGCAACGTTCGCATCCTGGCCCCGGAGCACTCACCTAACTCCGACGCGGTCGATCCGTTCTCGACCTCGAACATGATCATCGACCACCTGTACGCCGATGTGGGCGATGACAACATTGCCATCAAGTCCGGCCTGGTGAATTCTCCTGGGCCGGATGCTCCGTCGAAGAACATCACCATCACCGATTGCACCTTCATGCACGGCCATGGACTTTCGATCGGAAGCGAGATCGCCGGCGGAGCCCAGAACATCCGTGCTGAGCGCATCCACTTTGACGGCACCGATCAGGCGCTGCGCATCAAGGCCAACCGCGATCGCGGCGCCGACGTCTCGAATATCGTCTTCAAAGACATTGATATCAAGAACGTGGGCATGGCCATCCTGATCTCAGAGTATTACCCGAAGGTGCTTCCGCCCGAGGGCGATTCAGCCCAGCCGGTAACGCGCCTGACCCCGCTCTTCCACGACATCACCATCGAAAACGTCACCGCCACCAATGCCAAGACCACCGGCGTTATCATCGGCCTGCCGGAGTCGCCGGTGAAGAACGTCGTCCTGAAGAATGTACACCTGGAGGGTGGCGCCGGCTTCCGCATCAGCGACGCTACCGTCACGGCGGAGAACTTTACCGTCAAGGCTGAAAAGGGTGAGGCGATCATTGTTCTCCCTTCGGCCAAGCTGACGAAGAAGTAGAAGTATTCCATGCATCCAATAAGGCCCGGCGGCGCCGGGCCTTTCGCTTTAAACTGAAAACAGGCAATCTCCATGACCGACCAGGACCTCATTCAGATCACGACTGCAGCGCTGGCTTCCTCCGCCGAGCGCGCAGGGCAGCATCTCGCCTGTCATCCTGGCTGTCATCAGTGCTGCATCGGCGTCTTTCCCATCTCTCAGCTCGATGCCCATCGTCTGCGTTTAGCGTATGAAGCATCTCCCAAGCGAGCTGTGATCCATGCTCGTGTGCAGGATGCTATTGCCCGCCTGAGCCCTGACTTCCCCGGAGACCCGGCGACCGGACTGCTCGATCCGGACGATCCTACATTTGAAGACTTTGCCAACGATGAGCCCTGTCCGGTGCTCGATCCGGTTACCGGGACCTGCGATCTCTACGAAGCTCGCCCAATCCCCTGCCGGACCTTCGGCCCTCCTATGCGTACAGAAGACGATGGTCTCGCTGTCTGTGAGCTGTGTTTTACGACAGCGACACCAGAGGAGATTGCTGCCGCTGAGGTAGATCCGACGTTCCTGTCGCTGGAAGAAGAGCTCAATGCGCAGTATGAAGAAAAGGCAGGCAAGCATGGACCGACGTTGATCGCCTGGGCGTTGCGAGAATAAATGCCGTTCCTGCCGACGGCTCTATAGCGCGGGCCTTCAGCCCGCAATCCTTCGCTTGCACCCATACCTGGGCGTTGCCCCAGGCTGGCATAGAACGCGCCTCCACCCCAACGAACACGTTCGTTGGGGGCCCCGGCCCTTCAGCGCTTTGCGAACACTGCCAGCAAAGCGGGTCCTTCGCTACGCTCAGGATGACAAGATCCAGAAGGCGTTCTCCACAGACGAGCACCGGCAACAACGCTGTAGGAAACCATCTAAGCTAGAACGAGTGCCTTTCACCGTGATCCTGGAAGCGCTGCAGCGCGGCGCGACAATTCTGACCGGCAATCAACGTGCCGCCCGTTCGCTTTCGCGTGAGTACGCTCGGCATCAGCGTGCGCAAGGTTTACGTGTGTGGCAGTCGCCCGTCATTCTTCCCTGGTCGGCCTGGACACACACTCTCTGGCAACAGCTTCTTGTCGATGGCCATGAGCATCGCCTTCTACTCAATCCCTGGCAGGAATCGGAGCTGTGGCGTCGGATCATCGCTGACGATGAACGGCTCTCCACACTGCAATCGGCAGATTCGCTGGCACCGTTGGCGCAACGCGCCCACACGCTGATGCATCGCCATCGCGCCCGGCGCAATCTTGAAGTCCACAACCTGAACGCCGATCAGCAGGCTTTTCTTCGCTGGCTCCACGCCTTCGAACGCACGTGCCGCGCTGATGCCTGCCTCTCTTCCGCTGAGCTTGAGTCCGCCCTGCTCGCGAAGGCGGGCGAGCTCCGCCTTGCCCGAGAGTATCTGCTGCACGGTTTTGATGGCCTGACGCCCGCGCAGCGGGTATTGCTGCATACGCTGCGTGCACAGACCACCTTCTCTGAGACACCGCCAATCGCAATCACTGCACATGCATCGCTCCATGCAGCTAATAGTCCCGATGATGAACTACGTTACCTTGCGCAACAGGTGCGGGATCGACATGCTGCGGAGCCTTCGGCCCGGATCGCCGTCATTGTGCCCGATCTGCAATCGCAGCGATCAATCGTCGAACGCGCCTTCCGTAATACGGTCGCTCCCTGGCTCAACCGTGTCGGCAATACGGCTCCTGCGCCCTTTGAGTTCACACTTGGCACGCCACTCTCGCAACAGCCCGCCATCGTTGCTGCGCTGCGGCTGATACGTTGGATAAACCGGCCTCTCGCTCTCGACGAAGTCTCAAGCCTGTTGCGTTCTCCTTTTCTCAAAGGAGCCGAAGAGGAGTTGCTGGCGCGTGCAGATTTCGATGCGCGTGTGCTGCATGAACAGGCTCTCGTCGAACCCACGCTCTCCGCCGATCGCCTGCTCTCGCTGATCAGGACGCGGCATGCTCCGCGGCTTGATCGTCTGGAGGAGGTGCTCCACGCCATTCGCCGCACCAGCACGCGCGCGCGCAGCTTCTCCCAATGGTCCACCAGCCTTCGTGCCCTGCTTGAGGCCTGCGGATGGCCGGGAGACCGCTCGCTGGACTCCGCTGGTTTCCAACTTATGGAACGCTGGCAGGACCTGCTCGACGACCTGACAAGCCTCGACTTCACCGGCGGGACCTACAGCTTCAGCCACATGCTCGGCGCCCTGGAACAGGCCGCGCACAGCACGCTCTTCTCGCTGCGCTCTCTTGATGCACCGATCCAGATCATGGGCGCTCTTGAGTCTTCCGGCAGCACCTTCGATGCGATCTTCTTCCTGAACGCGACCAATACGGCCTGGCCTGCCCCGGTCTCCGCGCATCCTCTTCTGCCCTTCGCGCTGCAGCGCATCAACGCCATGCCCGGAGCTGATGCCGCGACCGACATCGCTCAGGCACAGCGCATCACGGGCCGGATCCTTAGTAGCGCACCCACGGTAGTGGTGACCTATGCCCGCGAATTCGCGGAGGGCGAGCAACTGCCGTCCCCTCTGTTCACTCACCTGCCGCAGATCGACGCCATGCCACAACCGATCTCATCCCCTGATGTGAAGCTTGAGCCAGTCGACGACACGGAAGCCATCCCGGTTCCACATGGGACGTTACGTGGCGGCAGCAGCCTTTTGCGCAATCAGGCAGCATGTGCGTTTCGCGCCTTTGCCGAAGGGCGCCTACATACGCGCGCTATCAACGATGATTCTCCGGGCCTGACTCCTCGTTCACGCGGCAATGTGACGCATGCGGTGCTTGAGCACTTCTGGAAGGACACCGTCAGCCAGGCCGCATTGAAGTCCATGCCAGCTGCAGAGCTTGCGGCACGTGTGGATCAGGCCATCGATGATGCCTTCGCACAGATCGCCGCCGATGCCTCTTCCTGGAACCGCGCCTATCTGAGCGTGCAACGGGAACGTTTACGCAAGCTGGTGTTGCAATGGCTGGAGTACGAGAAGAAACGGTGTGACTTCACCGTCGCCGGCGTCGAAGAGAAGCGCGAGAATGTCGCGTTTGGTCCGCTGGAACTGACCCTTCGCGCCGATCGCATCGATCGCACCGAAGAGGGCCTGGTACTCATCGACTACAAGACCGGCCAGGCGAAGCCGAAGTCATGGTTAGGCGATCGCCCAGACGAACCTCAACTTCCTCTTTATGCCTCTCTTCCCACGGAAGAGCCCGTTGCAGCCATTGCCTTTGCCACATTGCGCGCCGGCAAGGAGTTACAACTCGCCGGCTTTCAGAGCGCTGTTCGCGTACTGCCGAGGCCTGACAAACATCAGCCAAAGGAACCCTTCGAAAAGACCCTTGCCAGATGGAAGGATGTCTTGCTGCGGTTGGCCGAAGAATTCTATGCCGGCCACGCTGAGGTGAACCCGAAGAACTATCCCGCGACCTGCGAGTTCTGCGAACAGCGGCTTCTCTGCCGTCTGAATCCTGCAAACCTCGACCGGGATGACGAAGACGCAGCGGAGGATGAGGATGAGTAAGCGGCCCGCGGATTTTGCTCAGCGCCAGGCGGCGTTGAATACGCGTGCGTCCGTGCTCGTCGAGGCGCCAGCCGGTTCCGGCAAGACAGGTCTGCTGATTCTGCGCTATCTGAAGCTGTTGGCCGATGCCTCCGTGGAGCAGCCGGAGCAGGTGCTCGCGATTACCTTCACCCGTAAGGCAACGGCCGAGATGAAGGCTCGGGTGTTGGGAGCTCTGGCGGCTGCACAATCCGGATCGGAACCCGAAGGCGAGGAGTGGGAGCACAAGGCACAGGTGCATCGCACGGCGGTGCAGGCGCTGGAACGCGATGCTCAGCTTGGATGGCACCTGCTGGAGCATCCGGGGCGGTTGAATATCCGAACCATCGATTCCGTTTGCACGGAGCTGGCGCGGGCATTGCCGGTGTTGGCTGGAGCCGGCGCTCTGCAACAACCCGTCGATGACGCATCAGCACTCTATCGCGAGGCGGCATCGCGCACACTGCGCCTGCTGGGCGGTGAAGATGCAGTGCTCAACGACGATATCCGCCTGTTGCTATTGCACCGCGACGGCAATCTGTCCGACTGCGAGTCGCTGCTGGCAGAGATGCTGGCCCTTCGAGAACAGTGGGGACATATCGTTCCGCTGACAGGCGATCTGACCGATAAAGCCCTCGATACGGAGGTTCGCCCACGGCTGGAAGAAGCAATCGAACGGCTGATCTGCCTGGAACTGAGCAAGCTGCTGGAGATGCTTGGCAGCGAGTTGGCAAACCGGATCGCACGCATGGCGGCTGCTTTCGGCGACGAGCCTGCGTATGAGTCGATTCCCAATCCCTATGTCTTGTGTCTCGGACTTACCGGACATCCCGAGCCCTTACCGCATGCTGTCGAACACTGGAAGACCTTTGCCAGGATGTTCACAACAGGTGGAGGCAAGGCGTGGAGGTCCGGATCGATCTTCAATCAGAAGAACATGCAGGTGGCGGCCTCAAAGGCTCTAAAACAGCAGTTCCAGTACCTTCTGGCGGATGTCGCCCAGAACGAAGCCTTGCTGCCACAGTTCAAAGCAGTATTGCGACTTCCCGACGCGACGTATCCCGACGATCAGTGGCAGGTAGCAAAGGCTCTCTTCCGCCTGCTGCGGGCGGCGATGGTAGAGCTGAGGCTGCTCTTCGCCGAGCGCGGGCAGTGCGATTTCTCTGAGCTGTCGCTGGCGGCGCGCGCCGCGCTGGACCAGGATGCGGAAGCAGCTTCGCTGGCAGCCGGGTTGGGCATGCGGCTGCAGCATTTACTGGTGGACGAAATGCAGGACACCTCCACCTCGCAGTATGACCTGTTGGAGAAGCTGACCGAGGGGTGGGACGGTATCAGCCAGACGCTGTTCCTCGTCGGAGATCCCAAGCAGTCGATCTATCTCTTTCGCCAGGCGCGCGTTGAGCGCTTCCTGGAGACGATGCAACTAAAGAAGCTGGGGACCATTCAACTGGAGGTGGTTCAGCTCACGACGAACTTCCGCTCGCAGCATCATCTGGTCAAGGAGTTCAATCGCCACTTCACGCCTATCTTCGCGGAAGACGCGATTGCCTACACAGAGGCGGCGCCTCATTTGGAGGCCGGTGGCAAGGAGCCTATCCGCTGGCATGCCTGGGTAAGCTCCGCAACCCAGCTCTCTCCAGAGGGCAAGCGGGAAGCCCGGCAACAGACCCGCGCCTTCGCCAGGGAGATTGCAGCCCTGGCAAAGCACGAGGTAGGGTCGAAGGCCGTCCTTGTTCGCGACCGCAAGCACCTGCTGGAGATCATCGCCGCCTTTCGGGCCGAGGGTATCCCCTACCGCGCGGTCGAGATCGACTCGCTGGCCGAGCGCATCGAGGTCCTGGATCTGCTGGCCCTGACGCGAACTATATTGCACCCGGCAGATCGTCCCGCCTGGTTTGCAGTCCTGCGGGCTCCGTGGTGCGGCCTATCGCTGGCTGAGATGCACCTGTTGGCCGGGCAGGACGATCACGCCTGGAGGCATGTACCCGTCCCCCGGCTGCTCACCGAGCGGATCGCACTCCTGGCACCCGAAGCGGCCGCACGGGCCGGGAGGACGTGGGAGGTGCTTCAGGCTTCCATCGCGGAACGTGGTACACAATCGACGGCACGCTGGGTCGAGCGAACCTGGAGGTCACTGGGAGGAGATGTCGGCCTGACTCCAGAGGCGCTGACCAACGCGGAGGCTTTCTTCCGTCTGCTCGACACCCTGGAATCGACAGGGGCTTCTTTGACGACACTGCCCGACCGGTTGCAGAAGCTCTACGCCACACCAGAACATCGGCCGGACGCAGTCGACCTGCTAACAATCCATAAGTCCAAGGGACTGGAGTGGGATGTCGTCTTCGTGCCGGCGCTGGAACGGAAGTCTGGCATTACGGGCTCGCGCGCGCTCTCATGGCTGGAGCTTGAGTCGAACAGCCACCTGGTGCTGCTCTCGCCGATTGCGCCCCGTGAGGAGGAAAAAGACGCACTCACATCCTGGATCAAGAACATTCATAATCAGCGAGAAGCTCATGAAAGAAAAAGACTTTTTTACGTTGCGGCAACCAGAGCCAAACGTAGCCTGCATCTGTTCGCGCTTGCCCATACGAGCGCGAAGAATACGGTAGAGCCCCAGTCAGGGACCCTGCTTCAGGCCGCATGGCCGGCCGCGCAGACCCACTTTGCTCCTGTGCTCGATCCCGGGCTTCCGTTCCCAGCGCTCGACGAAATGGAACAGGAAAGCTCTGCTGGCGAGACTGGAAATGGGCTCCTTCGGCTACCAGCGGCGTTAGACCCCATGGCGTGGCTGGCACGACCAGACAAACTGGGGGTGCCATTGGAGCCGAGCTATCAACGCCCCCAGGGCGGTATCGAAGCCAGGGCCTTCGGCAATGTGGTGCATCTGCTGGTCGAGTCCATGGCAAACGCCATTGCCAGAGGAGAAGAACCAGACGTCACTCAATGGCATCCCCGCGCGCACGCTCTGCTGCGAACGGAGGGCATTGCACCGGACGATCTACCACGTCAGACCCGGGAGGTGGTGAGAGCCCTGGAAAGCATGCTGTTAGATCCCCAGGGCCGCTGGCTACTGCAGCCGCATCTCGCAGCGGCGAGCGAGTATGCCCTGGAAGACGAGACCGGACGACAGCTGCGTACCGACCGCACATTCTTTGCCGGTGCTGCTCCGTTGGCTTTGGGGAAGGAGGCGCTGTGGATTGTGGACTTCAAATCCTCAGAGAACTCGGGGAACGATACAGACGCTTTCCTGGCTGCACAGAAGAGACTGTATGCGCCCAAGATGATGGAGTATGCCCAGACACAACGTGCACAGTTGGGGGCGGAGACACCGATCATCCTGGCGCTCTACTTCCCGCTGCTGCCCGCCCTTATCCATTGGCAGGCAGAATAGAGCACCGGGCTTTCGTCATGCTGCGGCGCTGATGCGCACCGACTTTGCGTCCTTAATTTGGCGGTGCATGCGCGCCAGATCCCGCAACTGCTCCGCCTCGTGGCGGTCCGCAGGAGGCATCTGGCTGGCTTCGGCTTCGAGCAATCGGGCGATGTACTCCCCCACCGTCATGCGAACTTCGTATTTGGTTGCCATATTTCGATCTTTCCGTTGGAAAACGTTTCCTGTAGGAACCATTCCAAGCCGTAACGTTACCGCTTACGTACGATATCGGCGGCTTTGCTCCAGGCTTTAGTTTTGATTTCGTACTATTTTTCGGAGCGCCGCAGCACCCGGCGTTTCCCGGGGTCACGGAAGATCCAACTACCCGTCGATACCGGTGGGAAACCCGTCGATGCTGCGGGTGTTCTTGAGTCTGCGGTACTCCTCAAGCTCGGTTTCGCTTTTGGACTCTGCCCAGCGGGTCAACGTGGCGCGATCTTCGACGTATTCGAATCTGGGGACTCCGTAGCCGCATGAGGTCTGCACCAGCTCAACTCTGAGCACGATCATCTGCCGCGCTCCCGGACGCTCGGAACCCGCGAAATGTGCGACAAGCAGATCGCCGTACTCTTTCGATCCCCGCTTTGCGATTCGTCCCATGCCATAGAGCCGCAGGATCATCGGCGGTCCGTCCAGCGCGCAAAACATCAGAGTAAGACGGCCGTCCCGAAGGAGATGCGCTGCGGTTTCATTGCCGCTTCCCGTCTGATCCAGATAGAAGACCGCTTGCGGATCAATCACACGTAAGGCGGCAGCATCCTTCGGCGAGAGGTTGATGTGCCCCTCCGCCGCAGCCGAGGCGGTGAAAAAGATTCGCTGCTTCTCGATGAATTCGCGATGGATCGGCTCGATGGAGGAGAACTGCTTCGCCATAACAATCTGATTCTAGCGACCCGCCTCTCTTCATTGTCCAGAATGGGAGGAGGCCACACCCGTGTGGTGCGACTAACGTACACGTCAAAAATTCATTGAATTGAATAGAGAAATCTGATTGACAAATCGTTATCGTACACGTTTTCATGTTAGCCGTTATCTGCGGCCTGAGATTCCCGGCACGTCGAATCGTCAAAACCTCTTTCCCTTGTCTGCTGAGGCACATACCGGTAACAGAGGAAGTGATCGCATGAGACGCAGTTTCCTTCGCCCTCTCGTCCTGCTTACGGGACTTACCTTCTTTCTTCCCCACGCCAATGCCCAGGTCAACGGCTCGGGACAGAAACCCTACCTCGGCTGGAGCAGCTTCAGCCAGCAGACCCTTGACGGCAACTTTCTGACGCAAGCGAACATGATTGCCCAATCCGATGCGCTCAAGGCGTCGGGACTCCAGGAACACGGATTTGTTTACATCAATCTCGACTCTGGCTGGCAGGGCAGCTTTGACCAGAACGGACGTCCGATCCCCAACACGGCAACCTTCCCAGACATCAAGGCGCTTGTAGATCACATCCATGCCAACGGCCAGAAGGCCGGCATTTACTGGATTCCCGGTATCGAGCAGCCTGCGGTTGACGGGAACTACCCGATCCTCGGCACGCAGTACCACACACAGGACATCGTGGTGACTCCGCTCGCCAGGGGCAATGCCTTTGGCGGCAATCCGCCAAATCCCTACCACGACAAGATCGACTTTACGAAGCCCGGCGCGCAGGAGTACATGGACTCGGTCGTCGCGCTCTTCTCTTCCTGGGGTTTCGACTTCATCAAGCTGGATGCCGTGACGCCTGGGTCCTATTCCAACGATCTCTCCATCGATAACCGCGCTGACGTCGAGGCCTGGTCGAAGGCGATCGCCAAGACTGGCCGGCCGATCTGGCTTACGGTCTCCTGGCAGCTCTCGCAGGACTACGCCTCTGTCTGGCAGCAATGGTCAAACGCGCGCCGCATTGACGACGATGTGGAATGCGAAGGCCGCTGCGCTACGCTCACCAACTGGCCGCGGATCGTTTTGCGTGAGTATGA
This genomic window from Terriglobus albidus contains:
- a CDS encoding glycoside hydrolase family 28 protein, yielding MSKSLFALALPILMTGAAYAAPVCNVTQYGAKADGTTKNTAAIQKAIDDCSAKKGTVVLSGGTFVSGPLVLKSNITFRVEKGATLLGSADHDDYPKMEVLRAPGRQSLISSDHAENITITGGGLIDGNGESWWKEARATKNAGFVGGDTIFRPRLAVFNYSKHIKMEDITFQNSPSWQVVPYYCDDVIIRNVRILAPEHSPNSDAVDPFSTSNMIIDHLYADVGDDNIAIKSGLVNSPGPDAPSKNITITDCTFMHGHGLSIGSEIAGGAQNIRAERIHFDGTDQALRIKANRDRGADVSNIVFKDIDIKNVGMAILISEYYPKVLPPEGDSAQPVTRLTPLFHDITIENVTATNAKTTGVIIGLPESPVKNVVLKNVHLEGGAGFRISDATVTAENFTVKAEKGEAIIVLPSAKLTKK
- a CDS encoding YkgJ family cysteine cluster protein, with the translated sequence MTDQDLIQITTAALASSAERAGQHLACHPGCHQCCIGVFPISQLDAHRLRLAYEASPKRAVIHARVQDAIARLSPDFPGDPATGLLDPDDPTFEDFANDEPCPVLDPVTGTCDLYEARPIPCRTFGPPMRTEDDGLAVCELCFTTATPEEIAAAEVDPTFLSLEEELNAQYEEKAGKHGPTLIAWALRE
- a CDS encoding PD-(D/E)XK nuclease family protein, translated to MPFTVILEALQRGATILTGNQRAARSLSREYARHQRAQGLRVWQSPVILPWSAWTHTLWQQLLVDGHEHRLLLNPWQESELWRRIIADDERLSTLQSADSLAPLAQRAHTLMHRHRARRNLEVHNLNADQQAFLRWLHAFERTCRADACLSSAELESALLAKAGELRLAREYLLHGFDGLTPAQRVLLHTLRAQTTFSETPPIAITAHASLHAANSPDDELRYLAQQVRDRHAAEPSARIAVIVPDLQSQRSIVERAFRNTVAPWLNRVGNTAPAPFEFTLGTPLSQQPAIVAALRLIRWINRPLALDEVSSLLRSPFLKGAEEELLARADFDARVLHEQALVEPTLSADRLLSLIRTRHAPRLDRLEEVLHAIRRTSTRARSFSQWSTSLRALLEACGWPGDRSLDSAGFQLMERWQDLLDDLTSLDFTGGTYSFSHMLGALEQAAHSTLFSLRSLDAPIQIMGALESSGSTFDAIFFLNATNTAWPAPVSAHPLLPFALQRINAMPGADAATDIAQAQRITGRILSSAPTVVVTYAREFAEGEQLPSPLFTHLPQIDAMPQPISSPDVKLEPVDDTEAIPVPHGTLRGGSSLLRNQAACAFRAFAEGRLHTRAINDDSPGLTPRSRGNVTHAVLEHFWKDTVSQAALKSMPAAELAARVDQAIDDAFAQIAADASSWNRAYLSVQRERLRKLVLQWLEYEKKRCDFTVAGVEEKRENVAFGPLELTLRADRIDRTEEGLVLIDYKTGQAKPKSWLGDRPDEPQLPLYASLPTEEPVAAIAFATLRAGKELQLAGFQSAVRVLPRPDKHQPKEPFEKTLARWKDVLLRLAEEFYAGHAEVNPKNYPATCEFCEQRLLCRLNPANLDRDDEDAAEDEDE
- a CDS encoding UvrD-helicase domain-containing protein, which codes for MSKRPADFAQRQAALNTRASVLVEAPAGSGKTGLLILRYLKLLADASVEQPEQVLAITFTRKATAEMKARVLGALAAAQSGSEPEGEEWEHKAQVHRTAVQALERDAQLGWHLLEHPGRLNIRTIDSVCTELARALPVLAGAGALQQPVDDASALYREAASRTLRLLGGEDAVLNDDIRLLLLHRDGNLSDCESLLAEMLALREQWGHIVPLTGDLTDKALDTEVRPRLEEAIERLICLELSKLLEMLGSELANRIARMAAAFGDEPAYESIPNPYVLCLGLTGHPEPLPHAVEHWKTFARMFTTGGGKAWRSGSIFNQKNMQVAASKALKQQFQYLLADVAQNEALLPQFKAVLRLPDATYPDDQWQVAKALFRLLRAAMVELRLLFAERGQCDFSELSLAARAALDQDAEAASLAAGLGMRLQHLLVDEMQDTSTSQYDLLEKLTEGWDGISQTLFLVGDPKQSIYLFRQARVERFLETMQLKKLGTIQLEVVQLTTNFRSQHHLVKEFNRHFTPIFAEDAIAYTEAAPHLEAGGKEPIRWHAWVSSATQLSPEGKREARQQTRAFAREIAALAKHEVGSKAVLVRDRKHLLEIIAAFRAEGIPYRAVEIDSLAERIEVLDLLALTRTILHPADRPAWFAVLRAPWCGLSLAEMHLLAGQDDHAWRHVPVPRLLTERIALLAPEAAARAGRTWEVLQASIAERGTQSTARWVERTWRSLGGDVGLTPEALTNAEAFFRLLDTLESTGASLTTLPDRLQKLYATPEHRPDAVDLLTIHKSKGLEWDVVFVPALERKSGITGSRALSWLELESNSHLVLLSPIAPREEEKDALTSWIKNIHNQREAHERKRLFYVAATRAKRSLHLFALAHTSAKNTVEPQSGTLLQAAWPAAQTHFAPVLDPGLPFPALDEMEQESSAGETGNGLLRLPAALDPMAWLARPDKLGVPLEPSYQRPQGGIEARAFGNVVHLLVESMANAIARGEEPDVTQWHPRAHALLRTEGIAPDDLPRQTREVVRALESMLLDPQGRWLLQPHLAAASEYALEDETGRQLRTDRTFFAGAAPLALGKEALWIVDFKSSENSGNDTDAFLAAQKRLYAPKMMEYAQTQRAQLGAETPIILALYFPLLPALIHWQAE
- a CDS encoding pyridoxamine 5'-phosphate oxidase family protein, whose translation is MAKQFSSIEPIHREFIEKQRIFFTASAAAEGHINLSPKDAAALRVIDPQAVFYLDQTGSGNETAAHLLRDGRLTLMFCALDGPPMILRLYGMGRIAKRGSKEYGDLLVAHFAGSERPGARQMIVLRVELVQTSCGYGVPRFEYVEDRATLTRWAESKSETELEEYRRLKNTRSIDGFPTGIDG